The proteins below come from a single Oryzias latipes chromosome 14, ASM223467v1 genomic window:
- the LOC101156841 gene encoding transcription initiation factor TFIID subunit 1 isoform X2 — MSDSDSDEDQGRPFSLTGFLFGNINEDGQLEDDSVLDNESKKHLAGLGTLGLGSLITEITANEGEEKENKDSENVDGEGWVKSTDDAVDYSDISEVAEDETKKYRQAMGSLQLSRKTDDDDDYDADCEDIDSKLMPPPPPPSLSLPEKEESSSQSTNGKDSCTAGEDGDGIILPSIIAPSSAADKVDFSSSSDSESETDRPCQISGSGGPPDRLTLPLAGIMQKDAAKALPGVTELFPEFRPGKVLRFLRLFGPGKNMPSVWRSARRKKKRKHRDPQPGTPPPEGEVSEPGLEKKSGWIYEYALPPPPEQCLSDDEITMMAPVESKFSQTSGDGDKETESRPKVAEWRYGPAQLWYDMLGVPEDGSGFNYGFKLKRLESSEPQKQEIPKEITEIPQETVQRQKEMNDSDGEEVDGNEEKQALENEVFLMVTQLKWEDDIIWNGEDVKHKGTKTQRASLAGWLPSSMTRNANAYNAQQGLTRSNSQLVPPTPPPIPKTPTITGAKRDKSSLDHQASQEESCSWYSIFPIDNEELVYGRWEDNIIWDDQEMDHMLAPPVLTLDPNDENIILEIPDEKEEATSHSPSKENKKETAIKKSRILLGKTGVIKDEPQQVCSHMKKLSFNKTTDSKNMSQPEVKDPWNLSNDEFYYPKQQGLRGTFGGNIIQHSIPALELRQPFFPTHMGPMKLRQFHRPTLKKYSFGALAQPGPHAVQPLLKHIKKKAKMREQERQASGGGDMFFMRTPQDLTGKDGDLILAEYSEEYPPLIMQVGMATKIKNYYKRKPGKDPGAPDCKYGETVYCHTSPFLGSLHPGQLLQAFENNLFRSPIYLHKMPETDFLVLRTRHGYFIRELVDIIVVGQECPLFEVPGPNSKRANTHIRDFLQVFIYRLFWKSKDRPRRIRMEDIKKAFPSHSESSIRKRLKLCADFKRTGMDSNWWVLKPDFRLPTEEEIRAMVSPEQCCAYYSMLVAEQRLKDAGYGEKSFFAPEEENEEDFQMKIDDEVRTAPWNTTRAFISAMKGKCLLEVTGVADPTGCGEGFSYVKVPNKPTQQKDDKEPQPVKKTVTGTDADLRRLSLKNAKQLLRKFGVPEEEIKKLSRWEVIDVVRTMSTEQARSGEGPMSKFARGSRFSVAEHQERYKEECQRIFDLQNKVLESTEVLSTDTDSSSAEDSDFEEMGKNIENMLQNKKTSSQLSREREEQERKELQRMLMGEESDNKGRKDRRKGLSSSLSTSSHKDDDTSSVTSLNSSATGRRLKIYRTFRDEDGKEYVRCETVRKAAVIDAYTRIRTTKDDEFIRKFALFDEQHREEMRKERRRIQEQLRRLKRNQEKDKIKGPPEKKAKKAKERPDLKLKCGACGAIGHMRTNKFCPLYYQTNAPPSNPVAMTEEQEEELEKTVIHNDNEELIKVEGTKIVLGKQLIESADEVRRKSLVLKFPKQQLPQKKKRRVGSAVHCDYLNKPHKAIHRRRTDPMVTLSSVLESLINDMRDHPNTYPFHTPVNAKVVKDYYKIITRPMDLQTLRENVRKRMYPSREEFREAVELIVKNSATYNGAKHPITQVAQSMLDLCDAKLKEKEDRLVRLEKAINPLLDDDDQVAFSFILDNIVTQKMMIVPDSWPFHHPVNKKFVPDYYKVIPNPMDLETIRKNISKHKYQNRDAFLSDVSLIHANSIKYNGPDSPYTKTALDIISICKQTLAEYDEHLTQLEKDICTAKEAALDAADLDGFESMPGPYTPQPADLFDSGASGSLPREPSSLFSEGPLVVAPEKRGGQGRHGRRPGEEESDVDIEGFEEEDDGKPKTPAPAEDAEGDLEDEDDDDEMLLPPRRRAHDQDEDEEEREHRRSSHPAQSSVLYQDLLMSDGEDDASEEEGDNPFSSIQLSESGSDSDREVNVRPPPPRRTQETARMGMEQDESMMSYEGDGPDGPTLEDSNISYGSYEETESRSQTQTSTMINGEEYGISEEEEDEEDEARRRGPAVLSQVQLSEDEESEEFRSIGGDSDMDSDN; from the exons ATGTCTGACTCTGACAGTGACGAAGATCAAGGTCGCCCGTTTTCCCTCACTGGCTTCCTCTTTGGAAACATCAATGAAGACGGACAGTTGGAGGATGATAGCGTTTTGGacaat GAGTCCAAAAAGCATCTCGCTGGTTTAGGAACTCTGGGTCTGGGTTCTTTAATTACAGAGATTACTGCAAATGAGGgcgaggaaaaagaaaataaagattcagAAAATGTCGATGGGGAAG GTTGGGTGAAAAGCACTGACGACGCTGTCGATTATTCTGACATCAGCGAGGTGGCAGAAGATGAGACCAAAAAGTACCGCCAGGCTATGGGGTCTTTGCAGCTAAGCCGGAAAACTG ATGACGACGACGACTATGATGCTGACTGTGAGGATATTGACTCTAAGCTCATGCCTCCACCGCCGCCGCCTAGTCTTTCATTGCCAGAGAAGGAGGAATCCTCAAGCCAGAGCACAAACGGTAAAGATTCATGTACTG CGGGGGAAGACGGTGATGGCATCATCCTGCCCTCCATCATTGCACCATCCTCTGCTGCTGATAAGGTGGACTTCAGCAGCTCTTCAGACTCTGAGTCAGAAACTGACAGACCTTGTCAGATCTCTGGATCTGGAGGCCCCCCCGACAGACTTACCCTCCCTCTTGCTGGCATAATGCAGAAAGATGCAGCCAAAGCTCTGCCTGGCGTCACAGAGCTCTTTCCAGAGTTTAGGCCTGGCAAG GTTCTCAGGTTCTTAAGGCTGTTTGGTCCTGGAAAGAACATGCCGTCAGTTTGGAGGAGTGCCCGCAGGAAGAAGAAGCGGAAACACAGGGACCCTCAGCCTGGAACACCTCCACCTGAAGGTGAGGTGTCAGAACCAGGCCTGGAGAAAAAATCGGGATGGATTTATGAGTACGCCCTCCCTCCACCCCCAGAGCAGTGCCTCTCCGATGATGAG ATAACTATGATGGCTCCAGTGGAGTCAAAGTTTTCGCAGACCAGTGGGGATGGGGACAAGGAGACAGAGTCTCGACCTAAAGTGGCAGAATGGAGATATGGTCCAGCTCAGCTCTGGTATGACATGCTGGGTGTACCTGAGGATGGAAGTGGTTTCAACTATGGGTTCAAGCTGAAAAGGCTGGAGTCCAGTGAGCCTCAGAAGCAGGAGATCCCCAAGGAAATCACAGAGATTCCTCAAGAA ACGGTTCAGAGACAAAAGGAAATGAATGACAGCGATGGAGAGGAAGTTGatggaaatgaagaaaaacaggcTTTAGAGAATGAGGTCTTCTTGATGGTCACTCAGCTTAAGTGGGAGGATGATATCATTTGGAATGGAGAAGATGTAAAGCACAAGGGAACCAAGACACAGAGAGCCAGTCTGGCAGGATGGCTTCCCTCCAGCATGACGCGCAACGCCAATGCTTATAATGCACAGCAAG gtCTCACTAGAAGTAATTCTCAGCTGGTACCACCAACGCCTCCACCCATACCCAAAACTCCTACGATCACAGGTGCTAAACGGGACAAAAGCAGCCTCGATCATCAAG CTTCTCAAGAAGAATCCTGTTCCTGGTATTCTATTTTCCCCATTGACAATGAGGAGCTGGTGTATGGCCGATGGGAAGACAACATCATCTGGGATGATCAGGAGATGGATCACATGCTTGCACCACCTGTTCTTACACTGGATCCCAATGATGAGAATATTATTCTAG AAATTCCAGATGAGAAAGAAGAAGCGACCTCACATTCACCATCAAAAGAGAATAAGAAGGAAACTGCAATTAAGAAGAGCCGCATTTTATTGGGAAAGACCGGAGTGATCAAAGACGAGCCGCAGCAAGTATGTTCTCACATGAAAAAACTCAGTTTTAATAAAACGACAGACTCAAAG AACATGTCCCAGCCTGAAGTTAAGGATCCCTGGAATCTCTCCAATGATGAGTTTTACTACCCCAAACAGCAAGGTCTGAGAGGAACCTTTGGTGGCAATATCATTCAG CATTCAATCCCAGCTCTAGAGCTACGGCAGCCATTCTTCCCCACTCACATGGGACCCATGAAGCTTCGCCAGTTCCATCGTCCAACACTGAAGAAGTATTCATTTGGAGCTTTAGCTCAGCCGGGCCCCCACGCTGTTCAGCCCCTACTCAAACACATCAAGAAGAAGGCCAAG ATGAGAGAGCAGGAGCGGCAAGCTTCAGGAGGTGGAGACATGTTTTTTATGCGAACGCCACAAGACCTGACAGGCAAAGATGGCGATCTGATTCTAGCAGAATACAGTGAGGAATACCCGCCTCTTATCATGCAAGTGGGCATGGCTACAAAGATCAAGAACTACTACAAAAGG AAACCTGGAAAAGATCCTGGAGCGCCAGACTGTAAGTACGGAGAGACTGTGTACTGCCACACGTCCCCCTTTCTGGGCTCTTTGCACCCTGGACAATTACTCCAG gcaTTTGAGAACAACCTTTTTCGGTCCCCGATCTATCTGCACAAAATGCCAGAAACGGATTTCTTGGTCCTACGAACCCGGCATGGCTACTTCATTAGAGAGCTTGTTGACATTATTGTAGTTGGACAGGAGTGTCCCTTGTTTGAAGTCCCAGGGCCAAACTCCAAGCGAGCCAATACTCACATCAGGGACTTCTTGCAG GTGTTTATTTACCGCTTGTTCTGGAAGAGCAAGGATCGGCCCAGAAGAATCCGcatggaggacataaagaaagCTTTTCCGTCACACTCAGAAAGCAGCATCAGGAAACGGCTCAAGTTATGTGCAGACTTCAAACGTACAG GTATGGACTCCAACTGGTGGGTGTTGAAACCGGACTTCAGATTGcccacagaagaagaaatccGAGCCATGGTGTCTCCAGAGCAGTGCTGTGCTTATTACAGCATGCTTGTGGCAGAGCAGAGGCTAAAG GATGCTGGATATGGTGAGAAATCTTTCTTTGCCCCAGAAGAAGAGAATGAGGAGGACTTTCAGATGAAGATTGACGATGAG GTGCGGACAGCTCCTTGGAACACAACACGAGCGTTCATTTCTGCCATGAAGGGAAAGTGTCTGCTGGAGGTGACTGGTGTGGCAGATCCCACAGGCTGTGGGGAGGGTTTCTCCTATGTGAAAGTGCCCAACAAGCCCACCCAACAGAAG GATGACAAAGAGCCTCAACCTGTCAAGAAGACGGTGACGGGGACAGATGCAGATCTCAGGAGGCTTTCACTTAAGAACGCCAAGCAGCTGCTTCGCAAGTTTGGAGTTCCGGAGGAAGAA ATCAAGAAGCTCTCTCGCTGGGAGGTAATCGATGTGGTGAGAACCATGTCCACAGAGCAGGCGCGATCAGGCGAAGGTCCCATGAGCAAATTTGCCAGAGGCTCTCGTTTCTCTGTGGCTGAACACCAGGAGCGCTACAAGGAAGAGTGCCAGAGGATCTTTGATCTGCAGAACAA AGTTCTGGAGTCAACAGAGGTGCTGTCCACAGACACAGACAGCAGTTCAGCAGAAGATAGTGACTTTGAGGAGATGGGTAAAAACATTgagaacatgctgcagaacaaaaagaCCAGCTCCCAGCTTTCTCGGGAGAGAGAAGAGCAGGAAAGGaaggagctgcagaggatgctGATGGGAGAAGAGAGCGACAACAAAGGACGCAAGGATAGGCGTAAAGGGTTAT CCAGTTCCTTGTCCACCAGCTCTCACAAAGATGACGACACATCTTCTGTCACCAGCCTAAACTCCTCAGCTACGGGACGCAGACTCAAGATCTACCGCACATTTAGAGACGAGGATGGTAAAGAGTATGTGCGCTGTGAGACTGTGAGGAAGGCTGCAGTGATTGATGCATATACCAGAATCAGAACCACCAAAGATGATGAATTCAT ACGAAAGTTTGCCCTGTTTGATGAGCAGCACAGAGAGGAGATGAGGAAAGAGCGTCGGCGAATTCAGGAGCAGCTCAGGAGGCTGAAGAGAAACCAAGAGAAGGACAAGATCAAAGGTCCTCCAGAGAAAAAGGCCAAGAAAGCCAAAGAGAGACCAGACCTCAAG TTGAAGTGTGGAGCTTGTGGAGCCATCGGCCACATGAGGACCAACAAATTCTGTCCGCTTTACTATCAAACCAACGCTCCACCCTCAAATCCTGTTGCCATGACAGAAGAGCAGGAAGAAGAGCTGGAGAAGACGGTCATCCATAATGACAATGAGGAACTGATCAAAGTGGAAGGAACCAAGATTGTACTGGGAAAGCAACTCATTGAGAG TGCTGATGAGGTGCGCAGGAAGTCTTTGGTGCTGAAGTTTCCTAAGCAGCAGCTGccgcaaaagaaaaagagacgTGTGGGAAGTGCGGTCCACTGCGATTACCTCAAT AAACCGCATAAGGCGATCCACCGCAGACGCACCGACCCCATGGTTACTTTGTCCTCTGTGCTAGAAAGCCTCATCAACGATATGCGGGATCATCCAAAT ACATACCCCTTCCACACACCCGTCAATGCCAAGGTGGTGAAGGACTACTATAAAATCATTACTCGGCCCATGGATCTGCAGACGCTCAGGGAGAACGTGCGCAAGCGGATGTACCCGTCCAGGGAGGAGTTTCGTGAAGCTGTGGAgctcattgtgaaaaacagtgccACGTACAACG GCGCCAAACATCCGATCACTCAAGTGGCGCAGTCCATGCTGGACCTGTGCGACGCTAAACTGAAGGAG AAAGAGGACAGGCTGGTGAGGCTGGAGAAAGCCATCAACCCTCTGCTGGATGACGATGATCAAGTGGCCTTCTCCTTCATCTTGGACAACATTGTAACTCAGAAAATGATGATTGTTCCCGAT tcctGGCCATTTCACCATCCTGTCAACAAAAAGTTTGTGCCTGACTACTATAAGGTTATACCAAATCCCATGGATCTGGAGACCATCAGAAAG aacaTCTCCAAACACAAATACCAGAACCGAGACGCGTTTCTTTCTGATGTTAGTCTCATCCACGCCAACAGCATCAAGTATAATG GCCCAGACAGCCCATACACCAAGACAGCTCTGGATATAATCAGCATCTGTAAACAGACTCTGGCAGAG TATGATGAGCACTTGACACAGCTGGAGAAAGACATCTGCACTGCTAAGGAGGCAGCTCTAGACGCAGCAGATCTCGACGGTTTCGAATCCATGCCTGGGCCTTACACCCCGCAG CCTGCTGATCTGTTTGACAGTGGGGCTTCAGGGAGTCTGCCCAGAGAGCCCAGCAGCCTTTTCTCTGAGGGACCTCTAGTGGTTGCTCCAGAGAAGAGAGGGGGGCAG GGACGGCACGGCAGGAGACCTGGAGAAGAGGAGTCAGATGTAGATATCGAAGGGTTtgaagaggaagatgatggGAAACCCAAAACTCCAGCTCCA GCAGAGGATGCTGAAGGGGATTtggaagatgaagatgatgatgacgagATGCTGCTGCCTCCTCGCCGGCGAGCACACGACCAAGATGAGGACGAAGAGGAGCGAGAGCATAGGAGATCAAGCCACCCGGCTCAGTCCAGCGTGCTGTATCAAGATCTGCTGATGTCAGATGGAGAGGATGATGCCAGCGAAGAGGAGGGCGACAATCCTTTCTCCT CCATTCAGCTGTCAGAGAGTGGCAGCGACTCCGACAGAGAGGTCAACGTGCGACCGCCGCCTCCACGGAGAACTCAGGAGACGGCCCGCATGGGCATGGAGCAGGACGAGAGCATGATGTCGTACGAAGGAGACGGGCCTGATGGGCCAACTTTAGAGGACAGCAACATCAG CTACGGCAGCTATGAGGAGACTGAGAGTCGTAGTCAGACGCAGACATCTACCATGATAAACGGTGAAGAATACGGGATcagtgaagaggaggaggatgaagaagatgaagcaCGGAGAAGAGGTCCAGCTGTGCTCTCCCAGGTCCAGCTGAGTGAAGACGAGGAGAGTGAAGAGTTTAGATCCATCGGAGGAGACAGCGACATGGACTCTGACAATTAA